From a single Kitasatospora azatica KCTC 9699 genomic region:
- a CDS encoding macrolide family glycosyltransferase — translation MTVLPHARAAFPASRSAVGGRGHVAVFNVPQHGHVNPTLAVVAELVARGYRVSYAVTEEFAAQVKAVGATPVVYQDAAAGQEAPEDLAAGVTQAVMQTVVALPDLAAAFADDHPEIVLYDMYAWAGPLLAARWRVPAVQLAPTHLPYEGIVQELLGVADIAQIPGYAQLAAALASHGVTASVHELTLAPREAVAFFPRSFQRRAETVAAEKVAFVGPALGDRSYQGHWQAPASGLPVLLVSLGSQYTRRPSFYRACVQAFAELPWHVVMSVGAGVDPREIGPVPDSIEIHSSVPQLSVLAQASAFVTHGGMGSTMEALAYGVPLVAVPQMAEQRANAHQIEQLSLGMHLPRELATPQALREAVLQVAADSDVARAVAAMRRQVQEAGGAARAADVIEQALRRQPAVNR, via the coding sequence GTGACTGTTCTTCCCCACGCTCGTGCCGCTTTCCCGGCATCCCGGTCCGCCGTGGGAGGCAGGGGGCACGTCGCGGTGTTCAACGTCCCGCAGCACGGGCATGTGAACCCGACGCTTGCTGTGGTGGCGGAGCTCGTCGCACGGGGCTACCGCGTGAGTTATGCGGTCACGGAGGAGTTCGCGGCGCAGGTGAAGGCTGTCGGGGCGACCCCGGTGGTCTACCAGGACGCCGCTGCGGGCCAGGAGGCGCCGGAGGACCTGGCGGCGGGGGTCACCCAGGCCGTCATGCAGACCGTCGTCGCGCTTCCCGACCTGGCGGCGGCGTTCGCCGACGACCATCCCGAGATCGTGCTGTACGACATGTACGCGTGGGCCGGCCCGTTGCTGGCCGCGCGCTGGCGGGTGCCGGCCGTTCAGCTGGCGCCCACCCATCTGCCCTACGAGGGGATCGTCCAGGAGCTGCTCGGGGTGGCGGACATCGCGCAGATTCCGGGGTACGCGCAACTTGCCGCCGCACTGGCCTCCCACGGCGTCACCGCCTCGGTCCACGAACTCACGCTCGCGCCCCGCGAGGCGGTGGCGTTCTTCCCGCGCAGCTTCCAGCGACGTGCGGAGACCGTGGCTGCCGAGAAGGTCGCGTTCGTCGGTCCGGCGCTCGGAGACCGCTCGTACCAGGGGCATTGGCAGGCCCCGGCATCGGGTCTTCCGGTCCTGCTGGTCTCGCTCGGCTCGCAGTACACGCGCCGGCCGTCTTTCTACCGTGCGTGCGTGCAGGCGTTCGCGGAGCTGCCCTGGCACGTCGTCATGTCTGTCGGAGCGGGTGTCGATCCCCGGGAGATCGGGCCGGTTCCCGACAGCATCGAGATCCATTCCAGCGTGCCGCAGCTGAGCGTCCTCGCCCAGGCGAGCGCGTTCGTGACTCATGGCGGGATGGGAAGCACGATGGAGGCCCTGGCGTACGGCGTTCCGCTGGTCGCGGTGCCGCAGATGGCCGAGCAGCGGGCCAACGCCCACCAGATCGAGCAGCTGTCTCTGGGGATGCACCTGCCGCGGGAGCTGGCGACGCCACAGGCCCTGCGCGAGGCGGTCCTGCAGGTCGCCGCGGACTCGGACGTCGCGCGCGCTGTCGCCGCGATGCGCCGTCAGGTCCAGGAGGCCGGCGGCGCCGCCCGAGCCGCCGATGTGATCGAGCAGGCGCTGCGCCGTCAGCCCGCAGTGAACCGATGA
- a CDS encoding TetR/AcrR family transcriptional regulator has protein sequence MPAAGISTKSDERRRAIVAAAVECFAQKGFYGTTTHEIADLVGVSQPYLYRLYPNKEALFAAVVDHVSVVMTETLLAHSPASGGTGLAPEAALDAARGAYAALVADRSILRFLMHANCAAGEPLVAQAVRRCYAKQVDTVRQLLGDDDAVRRWFGAGMLDNVAAVLGLADIDEPWAHVLTAR, from the coding sequence ATGCCTGCCGCCGGTATCAGTACGAAGAGCGACGAACGACGCCGGGCCATCGTGGCCGCCGCGGTCGAGTGCTTCGCGCAAAAAGGCTTCTACGGTACGACGACGCACGAGATCGCCGACTTGGTCGGCGTCTCCCAGCCGTATCTGTATCGCCTGTACCCGAACAAGGAAGCACTGTTCGCGGCGGTGGTCGACCACGTGTCCGTCGTCATGACCGAAACGCTGCTCGCTCACTCACCGGCGTCGGGTGGGACCGGGCTTGCGCCCGAGGCGGCGTTGGACGCGGCGCGCGGCGCCTACGCCGCGCTCGTCGCGGACCGGAGCATCCTGCGTTTCCTCATGCACGCGAACTGTGCCGCCGGCGAGCCGCTGGTGGCACAGGCCGTGCGCCGGTGCTACGCCAAGCAGGTCGACACCGTCCGGCAGTTGCTGGGCGACGACGACGCCGTACGGCGCTGGTTCGGCGCCGGAATGCTCGACAACGTGGCGGCCGTGCTGGGCCTGGCCGACATCGATGAGCCGTGGGCGCACGTCCTCACCGCTCGATGA